A window of Leptotrichia wadei contains these coding sequences:
- a CDS encoding alpha-glucoside-specific PTS transporter subunit IIBC, whose product MMKKIQRFGGAMMAPVLLFAFTGIVVGLSSVFTNTEIMGNIAKEGTAWYNFWYVISEGGWTVFRQMPILFAIGLPISLANKTNARACMETFALYTTFNYFVSAILKVFYGIDAAKQVADKVTGYSAIGGVPTLDTNLFGGILIAALVVYLHNKYFDKKLPDFLGVFQGSVFVYIIGFVVMIPCAFLTVLIWPKFQMGISALQGFMKASGIFGVWIYTFLERILIPTGLHHFVYTPFVFGPAAVPDGIQVFWVQHIKEFAQSTQSLKSLFPQGGFALHGNSKIFGAPGIALAMYATAKSDKKKAVAALLIPIIFTAVISGITEPLEFTFLFIAPVLFAVHACLAATMAATMYAFGVVGNMGGGLLDFLFLNWIPMFKNHSGTVIIQIVIGLIFTVIYFFVFRFLILKMDLKTPGREDDDEEMKLYTKADYRAKHGEGDGKGGASSAEDEYARKGAIILEALGGRENIEELNNCATRLRVSVKDADKLLPDAAFKAAGAHGVVRKGTAIQVIIGLSVPQVRERIEDMMKKG is encoded by the coding sequence ATGATGAAAAAAATTCAACGATTTGGTGGAGCGATGATGGCACCAGTTCTGTTATTTGCGTTCACTGGTATAGTCGTAGGATTATCTTCTGTATTTACTAATACAGAAATTATGGGAAACATTGCTAAAGAAGGAACAGCATGGTACAATTTTTGGTATGTGATATCTGAAGGTGGTTGGACAGTATTTAGACAAATGCCAATATTGTTTGCAATAGGATTGCCAATTAGCCTTGCGAATAAAACAAATGCAAGAGCATGTATGGAAACATTTGCATTATACACTACATTTAATTATTTCGTGTCAGCAATATTAAAAGTTTTTTATGGAATAGATGCTGCTAAGCAAGTAGCAGATAAAGTAACAGGGTATTCTGCAATAGGTGGAGTTCCAACATTGGATACAAACTTATTTGGTGGTATCTTGATAGCGGCATTAGTAGTATATTTACATAACAAATATTTTGATAAAAAATTGCCTGATTTCTTGGGAGTATTCCAAGGTTCGGTATTTGTATACATAATAGGGTTTGTAGTTATGATTCCTTGTGCATTCCTAACCGTATTAATTTGGCCTAAATTCCAAATGGGAATTAGTGCATTGCAAGGATTTATGAAAGCTTCAGGAATCTTCGGAGTATGGATTTATACATTCTTAGAAAGAATATTAATTCCAACTGGATTACACCATTTTGTTTATACACCATTTGTATTTGGTCCAGCAGCAGTACCTGATGGAATTCAAGTTTTCTGGGTTCAACATATAAAAGAATTTGCTCAAAGCACACAGTCACTAAAATCTTTATTCCCACAAGGTGGATTTGCATTACACGGAAACTCAAAAATATTTGGAGCGCCTGGAATAGCACTTGCTATGTACGCTACCGCAAAATCTGATAAGAAAAAGGCTGTAGCCGCATTATTAATACCTATAATATTCACAGCAGTAATTTCAGGTATAACTGAACCATTAGAATTTACATTCTTATTTATAGCTCCAGTATTATTTGCAGTTCATGCTTGTTTAGCAGCAACAATGGCAGCAACAATGTATGCTTTCGGAGTAGTTGGAAATATGGGTGGAGGATTATTAGACTTCTTATTCTTAAACTGGATACCTATGTTTAAAAATCACTCTGGAACAGTAATTATTCAAATAGTAATAGGATTAATCTTTACTGTAATTTACTTCTTTGTATTTAGATTCTTAATTTTAAAAATGGATTTAAAAACTCCAGGTAGAGAAGATGATGATGAAGAAATGAAACTTTACACAAAAGCTGATTATAGAGCTAAACACGGTGAAGGAGATGGTAAAGGTGGTGCATCATCAGCAGAAGATGAATATGCTCGAAAAGGTGCAATCATTCTTGAAGCATTAGGTGGAAGAGAAAATATCGAAGAACTTAATAACTGTGCAACTAGACTTAGAGTAAGTGTAAAAGATGCAGATAAATTATTACCAGATGCAGCCTTTAAAGCAGCAGGAGCTCATGGTGTAGTTAGAAAAGGAACAGCTATTCAAGTAATCATCGGATTGTCAGTACCTCAAGTAAGAGAAAGAATTGAAGACATGATGAAAAAAGGATAA
- the purF gene encoding amidophosphoribosyltransferase, producing MIKSLNEECGVFGVFGHPNAARLTYYGLHSLQHRGQEAAGIVVSDGVRVNGHRGPGLVSEVFNDDRIFNRLEGNSAIGHVRYATSGSSSGRNIQPFLFQFFDGSIALAHNGNLINAKTLKRELEEHGAIFHSTSDTEVLVHLIRRSKEKDFLSQLKDALRQVKGGFSFLVQTQTELYGAVDPFEFRPLILGKTKNGAYILASETCALEIVGAEFVRNIRSGEVVIIDKDGYRIEKYTDDTSTAIAAMEYVYFARPDSDISGINVHSARKRCGRRLAQEAPVENADIIIGVPNSSLSAASGYAEESGKPYEMGLIKNQYVARTFIQPTQELREQGVRMKLSAVKGVVKDKVVVMIDDSIVRGTTSSRIVQLLKEAGAKEVHVRIASPEFKFPIFYGIDVSNSSELISANKTVEEVREYIGADSLAFLSIDGLIDSIGLNFDAPYTGLCMECFNGDYPAGLGDYEEEFYALLTPIQKEALKELKK from the coding sequence ATGATTAAGAGTTTGAATGAGGAATGCGGAGTATTTGGAGTTTTTGGACATCCTAATGCAGCAAGACTTACTTATTATGGACTTCACAGTTTACAGCACAGAGGACAGGAAGCGGCGGGAATTGTGGTAAGTGATGGAGTTCGTGTAAATGGTCATCGTGGGCCTGGACTTGTGTCAGAAGTGTTTAATGATGACAGGATATTTAATAGATTGGAAGGGAACAGCGCTATTGGACATGTTAGATATGCGACTTCTGGAAGCAGCAGTGGTCGTAATATTCAGCCATTCCTATTTCAATTTTTTGATGGAAGCATCGCTTTGGCACACAATGGAAATTTGATTAATGCGAAAACGTTAAAAAGAGAATTGGAAGAGCATGGTGCGATTTTTCATTCTACATCAGATACAGAAGTGTTGGTTCATTTGATTAGAAGAAGTAAAGAAAAAGATTTTTTGAGCCAATTGAAAGATGCGTTAAGACAAGTAAAAGGTGGATTTTCTTTCTTAGTTCAAACTCAGACAGAATTGTACGGTGCAGTTGACCCTTTTGAATTCCGTCCTTTAATTTTGGGGAAAACAAAAAATGGAGCGTATATTTTGGCGAGTGAAACTTGTGCGTTGGAAATTGTTGGAGCGGAATTTGTTAGAAATATTAGATCTGGAGAAGTTGTAATCATTGATAAAGATGGATACAGGATTGAAAAATATACTGACGATACTTCAACTGCGATTGCGGCGATGGAATATGTGTATTTTGCAAGACCTGATTCGGATATTTCAGGAATAAATGTACATTCGGCTCGTAAAAGATGCGGAAGAAGATTGGCACAAGAAGCACCTGTTGAAAATGCAGATATTATAATTGGAGTTCCAAATTCGTCATTATCGGCAGCGAGTGGTTATGCAGAAGAAAGCGGGAAACCTTATGAAATGGGATTAATCAAAAATCAATATGTAGCAAGAACATTTATTCAGCCAACTCAGGAACTTAGAGAACAAGGTGTTAGAATGAAACTTTCTGCTGTAAAAGGTGTCGTAAAAGATAAAGTTGTAGTTATGATTGATGATTCAATAGTTCGTGGAACAACTTCAAGTCGTATTGTTCAGTTATTGAAGGAGGCTGGAGCAAAAGAAGTTCATGTAAGAATCGCCTCGCCAGAATTTAAGTTTCCTATTTTTTATGGAATTGATGTGTCAAATTCATCAGAATTGATTTCAGCAAATAAAACTGTTGAAGAAGTAAGAGAGTACATTGGTGCAGATTCATTGGCTTTCTTGAGTATTGATGGATTAATTGATTCGATAGGACTTAATTTTGATGCGCCATATACTGGACTTTGCATGGAATGCTTTAATGGAGATTATCCAGCTGGATTAGGAGATTATGAGGAAGAATTTTACGCTTTGTTGACACCGATTCAAAAAGAGGCTTTGAAAGAATTGAAAAAATAA
- a CDS encoding DUF3829 domain-containing protein: MKKINKFLFLAILLSLVLSNCQRKEEKSENAQNKKVENVSNQDVLREISLDEMLDFEHIPKNWKEEFREIAENMPRYGNNVVKISMYFYEKDFFYDYKKIFLDDNNNFVKPDEKQINDFLKMASEKNFSDFDSIIQAMEKENKKDKLFSKLTGNWIESLKIWKLKADNLKNYYQSGDYKKDNFSKGKTLNSEYLESIKQRKEKYKELNKIFIFKLKYLLKKTAVFYADQQYGNNTPISDLFKESLLIDIFCYKLYDWNEIYNAEETFEVPVEEKDSEKYLQDLKKIQSEIKKLSDTMENKEYEFINSKTIINKEIYLLAKKENKANLELINQIMSDMENKTYTDINAIGILLMKRNNEIEQVIRKQLARSR; encoded by the coding sequence GTGAAAAAAATAAATAAATTTCTGTTTTTAGCCATTTTGCTGTCGTTAGTTTTGTCAAATTGCCAAAGGAAAGAAGAAAAGTCGGAGAATGCTCAAAATAAAAAGGTTGAAAATGTGAGTAATCAGGATGTTTTACGTGAAATCTCACTTGATGAAATGCTGGATTTTGAACATATACCTAAGAATTGGAAGGAAGAATTCAGAGAAATTGCTGAAAATATGCCTCGTTATGGTAACAATGTTGTTAAAATAAGCATGTATTTTTATGAAAAAGATTTTTTTTATGATTACAAAAAGATATTTTTAGATGATAATAATAATTTTGTAAAACCTGATGAAAAGCAAATAAATGACTTTTTGAAAATGGCATCAGAAAAAAATTTTTCAGATTTTGACAGTATAATTCAGGCAATGGAAAAAGAAAATAAAAAAGATAAGCTGTTTAGTAAATTAACAGGAAATTGGATTGAATCATTAAAAATTTGGAAGTTAAAAGCAGATAACTTGAAAAATTATTATCAATCAGGAGATTATAAAAAGGACAATTTTTCAAAGGGAAAAACTTTAAATTCTGAATATTTAGAAAGTATTAAACAACGTAAGGAAAAATATAAGGAATTAAACAAAATATTTATTTTTAAATTAAAATATTTACTAAAAAAAACGGCTGTTTTTTATGCAGATCAGCAATATGGAAATAATACACCAATAAGTGATTTGTTTAAAGAAAGTTTATTGATTGATATATTTTGTTATAAATTGTATGATTGGAATGAAATTTATAATGCAGAAGAGACATTTGAAGTTCCAGTTGAAGAAAAAGACAGCGAAAAATATTTACAAGATTTGAAAAAAATTCAATCAGAAATAAAAAAATTATCAGATACGATGGAAAATAAGGAGTATGAATTTATAAACTCCAAAACAATAATAAACAAAGAAATATATCTTTTGGCTAAAAAAGAAAATAAAGCAAATTTAGAATTAATTAATCAAATAATGTCTGATATGGAAAATAAGACATATACAGATATAAATGCAATTGGAATACTTCTTATGAAAAGAAATAACGAAATAGAACAAGTTATAAGAAAACAACTTGCAAGAAGCAGATAG
- the purM gene encoding phosphoribosylformylglycinamidine cyclo-ligase: MSISYKDSGVDKEEGYRSVAKIKERVKATYNKNVMNELGSFGALYKLGEYKKPILVSGTDGVGTKLKVAFETNKYDTVGIDCVAMCVNDILCHGAQPLFFLDYLACGKLDSNVSSEIIKGVVEGCLQGDSALVGGETAEMPGFYADGEYDIAGFAVGVVEEEKMVNGSKVQEGDVIVAIPSSGAHSNGFSLLRKLFTDFSEEYNGKTIGEHLLTPTKIYVKPIQKVMEKVQVNGMAHITGGGLIENVPRTIPDGLCANIEKAKVKVHPLFKHEAFSRVPEEEMWGTFNMGVGFVVIVNKNDVKTVIDILAENGEEAYELGAIVKGDEKINLY; the protein is encoded by the coding sequence ATGTCAATTTCTTATAAAGATTCAGGAGTAGATAAAGAAGAAGGATACAGAAGTGTTGCAAAAATAAAAGAAAGAGTAAAAGCAACTTACAACAAAAATGTTATGAACGAATTGGGAAGTTTTGGAGCTTTATACAAATTAGGAGAATATAAAAAACCAATTTTAGTGTCTGGAACTGACGGAGTTGGGACAAAGTTAAAAGTTGCATTTGAAACAAATAAATACGATACAGTTGGAATTGACTGTGTTGCGATGTGTGTAAATGATATTTTGTGTCACGGAGCACAACCATTATTTTTCTTAGATTACCTAGCTTGTGGAAAATTGGACTCAAATGTTTCTTCTGAAATAATTAAAGGTGTTGTAGAAGGTTGTCTTCAAGGAGATTCAGCTTTAGTAGGTGGAGAAACTGCTGAAATGCCTGGGTTTTATGCAGATGGAGAATATGACATTGCAGGATTTGCAGTTGGTGTAGTTGAAGAAGAAAAAATGGTTAATGGAAGTAAAGTTCAAGAAGGAGATGTAATTGTTGCAATTCCTTCAAGTGGAGCTCACAGTAACGGGTTCTCATTGTTAAGAAAATTATTTACTGATTTTAGTGAAGAATATAACGGAAAAACAATTGGAGAACATTTATTGACACCAACAAAAATTTATGTAAAACCAATTCAAAAAGTTATGGAAAAAGTACAAGTGAACGGAATGGCTCACATAACTGGTGGAGGACTTATTGAAAACGTTCCAAGAACTATACCAGATGGACTTTGTGCAAACATCGAAAAAGCAAAAGTAAAAGTTCATCCATTATTTAAACACGAAGCATTCTCAAGAGTTCCAGAAGAAGAAATGTGGGGAACATTTAATATGGGAGTTGGATTTGTTGTTATCGTAAATAAAAATGATGTGAAAACAGTTATTGATATTTTGGCTGAAAATGGAGAAGAAGCCTATGAATTAGGAGCTATTGTTAAAGGTGACGAAAAAATTAATTTGTATTAA
- a CDS encoding endonuclease/exonuclease/phosphatase family protein, producing the protein MKILTINVHAWLEKNQMEKIDILAKAIAEKQYDVIAMQEVNQLMNNPVIFDDIRQENYGWVLLEKLQEYTDTDYYYHWSNSHIGYGKYNEGVAIITRHKIKEEDEFYCTFAQSVRTISSRRIVSITIDYNGQEIEFYSCHMNLPNCETEDMGKSIQNILTRTKNDNLKILMGDFNTDAIGNPEHYKNIVSQGLFDTYTLAEKKDNGITVDKGIDGWTNDKSQKRIDYIFSNKEIKVKESKVIFNNENKRIVSDHFGVEVEIEL; encoded by the coding sequence ATGAAAATATTGACAATAAATGTACATGCATGGTTGGAAAAAAACCAAATGGAAAAAATCGACATTTTAGCAAAGGCTATTGCTGAAAAGCAGTATGATGTGATAGCAATGCAGGAAGTGAATCAGCTTATGAATAATCCTGTAATTTTTGATGATATAAGACAGGAAAATTATGGATGGGTACTTCTGGAAAAATTGCAGGAATACACAGATACAGATTATTATTATCATTGGAGTAATTCACATATTGGATATGGAAAATACAATGAAGGAGTTGCAATAATTACAAGACATAAAATAAAAGAAGAAGATGAGTTTTACTGCACTTTTGCTCAATCGGTAAGAACAATTTCTTCAAGAAGAATTGTAAGTATAACAATTGACTATAACGGACAGGAAATTGAATTTTACAGCTGCCACATGAATCTTCCAAACTGTGAAACTGAAGATATGGGAAAAAGTATTCAAAATATCTTAACAAGAACTAAAAATGATAATTTGAAAATATTAATGGGAGATTTTAATACAGATGCTATTGGAAATCCTGAACACTATAAAAACATCGTATCTCAAGGATTATTTGATACATATACTTTGGCTGAAAAAAAAGATAATGGAATAACAGTTGATAAAGGTATTGATGGATGGACTAATGATAAATCTCAAAAAAGAATTGACTATATATTTAGCAATAAAGAAATAAAAGTGAAAGAAAGTAAAGTTATATTTAATAATGAAAATAAAAGGATAGTTTCAGATCATTTTGGAGTAGAAGTAGAAATAGAACTTTAA
- a CDS encoding YciI family protein, which yields MYIVSLNYVKAVGEVEKYLEEHIKFLEKYYGMGKFICSGRKNPRTGGVILLNAENLEEVKKIISEDPFNINRIAEYEITEFFPTKYVEDFANFVK from the coding sequence ATGTATATAGTGAGTTTAAATTATGTAAAAGCAGTAGGTGAAGTTGAAAAATATTTAGAAGAACATATAAAATTTTTAGAAAAATATTATGGAATGGGAAAGTTTATTTGTTCAGGAAGAAAAAATCCTAGAACAGGCGGTGTAATTTTGCTAAATGCAGAAAATTTAGAAGAAGTTAAGAAAATAATTTCAGAAGATCCGTTTAATATAAATAGAATTGCGGAATATGAAATTACAGAATTTTTCCCTACAAAATATGTAGAAGATTTTGCAAATTTTGTAAAATAA
- the purN gene encoding phosphoribosylglycinamide formyltransferase has protein sequence MSNKNKKRIAVLVSGGGSNLQSIIDNIEQGNLNCEISYVIADRKCHGLERAAKHGIKNVLLDRKVLKEKLSDKISNVLENDDKKTDYIVLAGYLSILSPEFIKKWSRKIINIHPSLLPKFGGKGMYGMNVHRAVIEAKETESGCTIHFVDTGVDTGEIILQIKVPVLSDDTPEVLQKRVLEKEHVLMIEGIKKLLEK, from the coding sequence ATGTCTAATAAAAATAAAAAAAGAATAGCAGTTTTAGTTTCTGGCGGAGGGTCGAACTTACAGTCAATTATTGACAACATTGAGCAAGGAAACTTAAATTGTGAAATTTCTTATGTAATTGCAGATAGAAAGTGTCATGGATTAGAAAGAGCAGCAAAACATGGCATAAAAAATGTTTTACTTGACAGAAAAGTGTTAAAAGAAAAATTGTCTGACAAAATTAGCAATGTTCTTGAAAATGATGATAAAAAAACAGATTATATCGTATTAGCAGGATATTTGTCGATTTTATCGCCAGAATTTATAAAAAAATGGTCAAGAAAAATTATAAATATTCATCCGTCATTACTTCCAAAATTTGGTGGAAAAGGAATGTATGGAATGAATGTTCACAGAGCAGTTATCGAAGCAAAGGAAACTGAAAGTGGATGTACAATTCATTTTGTTGATACAGGAGTTGATACAGGAGAAATTATTTTGCAGATAAAAGTGCCTGTACTTAGTGATGACACGCCTGAAGTTTTGCAGAAGAGGGTGCTTGAAAAGGAGCATGTTTTAATGATTGAAGGGATTAAGAAATTGCTTGAAAAATAG
- the malQ gene encoding 4-alpha-glucanotransferase yields MKMFERSSGILLHPTSLPGKYGIGTLGKEAFAFVDFLKKSNQKLWQIFPLGPTGYGDSPYQSFSTFAGNPYLIDFDLLVEENLLSQSDLEGISFGENPENVDYGAIYNQKYPLLRKVYENYKNTKENKEREELKHLFEEFKVHNQSWLNDFAMYISLKNHFNGLPWNEWPEDIKSRQPEAMEKYYEIIKEEVEYQKFIQFLFFKQWNAVKKYANENGVKIIGDIPIFVAADSSDAWANPEIFLFDEERKPVKVAGVPPDYFSATGQLWGNPLYNWDKLKELNYKWWIDRVRANLSTCDIIRIDHFRGFDEYWAVPYGDKTAENGTWCPGPRIDLFNAIKNELGTLPIIAEDLGTMTQGVIDLREATGFPGMKILGFAFDSKEENDYLPHTYTKNCVVYTGTHDNDTLIGWFTKANEDDKQFARDYLNSRSDDEIHWDAIRGAWSSVASMAIAPIQDFLGLGSEARINTPGLASGNWQWRLKEGVLTDELAERIAKLTKVYSR; encoded by the coding sequence ATAAAAATGTTCGAAAGAAGTTCAGGTATTTTATTACATCCTACTTCACTTCCAGGAAAATATGGAATTGGAACTTTAGGAAAAGAAGCTTTTGCTTTTGTAGATTTTTTGAAAAAATCTAATCAAAAATTATGGCAAATATTCCCGTTAGGGCCGACAGGATATGGTGATTCTCCATATCAATCATTCTCTACTTTTGCTGGTAATCCATATCTTATTGATTTTGATTTGCTAGTTGAAGAAAATTTATTGTCACAATCTGACTTAGAAGGAATTTCATTTGGAGAAAATCCTGAAAATGTTGATTATGGTGCTATTTACAATCAAAAATATCCTTTATTGAGAAAGGTATATGAAAATTACAAAAATACTAAAGAAAATAAGGAAAGAGAAGAACTAAAACATTTATTTGAAGAATTTAAAGTTCATAATCAAAGCTGGTTAAATGATTTTGCAATGTATATTTCTTTAAAAAATCATTTTAATGGATTGCCTTGGAATGAATGGCCAGAAGATATTAAATCTAGACAGCCTGAAGCAATGGAAAAATATTACGAAATCATTAAAGAAGAAGTTGAATATCAAAAATTTATTCAATTTTTATTCTTTAAACAATGGAATGCTGTAAAAAAATATGCTAATGAAAATGGTGTAAAAATAATTGGAGACATCCCTATTTTCGTAGCTGCTGACAGCTCTGACGCATGGGCAAACCCAGAAATCTTCTTATTTGATGAAGAAAGAAAACCAGTTAAAGTTGCAGGTGTTCCGCCTGATTATTTCAGTGCTACTGGACAACTTTGGGGAAATCCATTATACAACTGGGATAAATTAAAAGAATTAAACTATAAATGGTGGATTGACAGAGTTAGAGCCAACCTTTCTACTTGTGACATCATAAGAATTGACCACTTCAGAGGATTCGATGAATATTGGGCTGTTCCTTATGGAGATAAAACAGCTGAAAATGGTACTTGGTGCCCAGGTCCTAGAATAGATTTATTTAATGCCATCAAAAATGAACTTGGAACTTTACCTATAATTGCTGAAGATTTGGGAACAATGACACAAGGTGTTATTGATTTGAGAGAAGCAACTGGATTCCCTGGAATGAAAATTTTAGGATTTGCATTTGATTCTAAAGAAGAAAACGACTACTTGCCTCATACTTACACAAAGAACTGCGTAGTTTATACAGGAACTCACGATAATGACACATTAATCGGATGGTTCACAAAAGCCAATGAAGACGATAAGCAATTTGCAAGAGACTATTTAAATTCAAGATCTGATGATGAAATCCATTGGGATGCAATAAGAGGTGCATGGAGTTCTGTTGCAAGTATGGCAATCGCCCCAATCCAAGATTTCTTAGGATTAGGAAGTGAAGCTAGAATCAATACTCCTGGACTTGCTAGCGGAAACTGGCAATGGAGATTAAAAGAAGGCGTATTAACTGATGAACTAGCAGAAAGAATTGCTAAGTTGACAAAAGTTTACTCAAGATAA
- the purE gene encoding 5-(carboxyamino)imidazole ribonucleotide mutase — protein sequence MKVAIFFGSQSDTDKMRGAANCLREFGIEFEAYVLSAHRVPEKLEEVLADVEKRGAEVIIAGAGLAAHLPGVIASKTILPVVGVPLNGALEGLDALYSIVQMPKSIPVATVGINNSYNSGMLAVQILAVKYPEIREKLINFRKEMKAKFIADNEKKVEL from the coding sequence ATGAAAGTAGCAATATTTTTTGGAAGTCAGTCAGATACTGACAAAATGAGAGGTGCAGCAAATTGCTTGAGAGAATTTGGAATTGAGTTTGAGGCTTATGTATTGTCGGCTCACAGAGTTCCTGAAAAATTGGAAGAAGTTTTAGCTGATGTTGAAAAAAGAGGTGCAGAAGTGATTATTGCTGGTGCTGGACTTGCGGCACATTTACCTGGAGTTATTGCTTCAAAAACAATACTGCCTGTAGTTGGAGTGCCTTTAAATGGTGCACTTGAAGGATTGGATGCACTTTATTCGATTGTTCAAATGCCAAAATCTATTCCAGTAGCAACTGTTGGAATTAATAATTCATACAATTCAGGAATGCTAGCTGTGCAAATTCTTGCGGTAAAATATCCTGAAATTAGAGAAAAATTGATTAATTTTAGAAAAGAGATGAAAGCTAAATTTATTGCTGACAATGAGAAGAAAGTTGAGTTATAA
- the purC gene encoding phosphoribosylaminoimidazolesuccinocarboxamide synthase: MEKREKIYEGKAKSVFATDKADEIIMYFKDDATAFNGVKKDQLEDKGILNNKISTLLYGYLIKHGVKTHWIKTLNEREQLCKKVEIVPLEVIIRNRATGSFVKRYAAEEGKIFKRPTFELSYKNDDLGDPLLNDDHALALELVTEEELAKIKEQTFLINDLLSKLFDKMNLILVDYKVEFGRDKDGNILLADEISPDSMRLWDKDTLKKLDKDRFRQDLGDVMGAYREVLRRLEKALAE, encoded by the coding sequence ATGGAAAAAAGAGAAAAAATTTACGAAGGAAAAGCAAAATCAGTTTTTGCAACAGACAAAGCGGATGAAATAATTATGTATTTTAAAGATGATGCAACTGCATTTAATGGAGTAAAAAAAGATCAATTGGAAGATAAAGGGATTTTAAATAATAAAATTTCTACATTACTTTATGGATATTTGATTAAACACGGTGTAAAAACTCACTGGATTAAAACTTTGAATGAAAGGGAACAACTTTGTAAAAAAGTTGAAATTGTGCCTTTGGAAGTAATTATTAGAAATAGAGCAACTGGAAGTTTTGTAAAAAGATATGCGGCTGAAGAAGGAAAAATCTTTAAAAGACCTACTTTTGAATTATCTTACAAAAATGATGATTTGGGAGATCCGTTGCTAAATGATGATCATGCTTTGGCGTTGGAATTGGTTACTGAAGAAGAACTAGCTAAGATTAAAGAACAAACTTTTTTGATTAATGATTTATTGTCTAAATTATTTGATAAAATGAACTTGATTTTGGTGGATTATAAAGTTGAGTTCGGAAGAGATAAAGATGGAAATATTTTACTTGCAGATGAAATTAGTCCAGATTCAATGAGACTTTGGGATAAAGATACACTTAAAAAATTGGATAAAGATAGATTTAGACAAGATTTGGGAGATGTAATGGGTGCATATCGTGAAGTTTTAAGACGTTTAGAAAAAGCATTGGCAGAGTAA